In Burkholderia savannae, one genomic interval encodes:
- the cobO gene encoding cob(I)yrinic acid a,c-diamide adenosyltransferase, whose translation MKTDSESHQRMAERRRAGHEKKQAAATAEKGLLIVHTGNGKGKSTAAFGMAVRMLGHGMRIGVVQFIKGALHTSERDFLGANAQCDFVTMGDGYTWNTQNRDADIATARRGWDEARRMIESGDYRMVILDELNTVLKYEYLPLDEVLATLAARAPTLHVVVTGRHAPDALVDAADLVTEMRLVKHPYKEQGVKAQRGVEF comes from the coding sequence ATGAAAACCGATTCCGAATCGCATCAACGCATGGCCGAGCGCCGCCGCGCGGGCCACGAGAAAAAGCAGGCGGCCGCGACCGCCGAGAAAGGCCTCTTGATCGTCCACACGGGCAACGGCAAGGGCAAGAGCACGGCCGCGTTCGGGATGGCCGTGCGCATGCTCGGCCACGGGATGCGGATCGGCGTCGTGCAGTTCATCAAGGGCGCGCTGCATACGTCCGAGCGCGATTTTCTCGGCGCGAACGCGCAGTGTGATTTCGTCACGATGGGCGACGGCTACACGTGGAACACGCAGAACCGCGACGCCGACATCGCGACCGCGCGCCGCGGCTGGGACGAGGCGCGCCGGATGATCGAAAGCGGCGACTACCGGATGGTGATCCTCGACGAGCTGAACACGGTGCTCAAGTACGAATACCTGCCGCTCGACGAAGTGCTCGCGACGCTCGCCGCGCGCGCGCCGACGCTGCACGTCGTCGTGACGGGCCGGCACGCGCCCGACGCGCTCGTCGACGCGGCCGATCTCGTCACCGAGATGCGGCTCGTCAAGCATCCGTACAAGGAGCAAGGCGTGAAGGCGCAGCGCGGCGTGGAGTTCTGA
- a CDS encoding class I SAM-dependent methyltransferase, whose product MEDDASQVFQKIYDEKGWHSQESVSGWGSELKNAAQIIRELPGLLRRFGVKSMLDVPCGDFNWMRHVDLTGIDYIGADIVPDLVAANQQAWAAANRRFMHLDLLHDALPQADLILCRDCLFHFSHADVFRAFERFANTSARFLLTTTFVYRTYPRNADIVTGQWTPINLEMAPYDLDAPLSLLIEGSHESIIYGPDIGVVPMSDRCLGLWDMDSVRKRVRRRAEELQATP is encoded by the coding sequence ATGGAAGACGACGCGTCGCAAGTATTCCAGAAGATCTACGACGAAAAAGGTTGGCATTCGCAGGAGAGCGTGTCCGGCTGGGGTTCCGAGCTGAAGAATGCGGCGCAGATCATTCGCGAATTGCCCGGGCTGCTGCGCCGCTTCGGCGTGAAGTCGATGCTCGACGTGCCGTGCGGCGATTTCAACTGGATGCGCCACGTCGATCTCACCGGCATCGACTATATCGGCGCCGACATCGTGCCGGATCTCGTCGCCGCCAACCAGCAGGCGTGGGCGGCGGCGAACCGCCGCTTCATGCATCTCGATCTCCTGCACGACGCGCTGCCGCAAGCCGATCTGATTCTGTGCCGCGACTGCCTGTTCCATTTTTCTCACGCCGACGTGTTCCGCGCGTTCGAACGTTTCGCGAACACGTCCGCACGCTTTCTGCTGACCACCACCTTCGTGTATCGCACGTATCCGCGCAACGCGGACATCGTCACCGGCCAATGGACGCCCATCAATCTGGAGATGGCGCCTTACGATCTCGATGCTCCGCTGTCGCTGCTGATCGAGGGGAGTCACGAAAGCATCATCTACGGGCCCGACATCGGCGTGGTGCCGATGTCCGATCGCTGCCTCGGGCTATGGGACATGGACAGCGTGCGCAAGCGGGTCCGGCGCCGGGCCGAGGAGCTGCAGGCCACGCCATGA
- a CDS encoding lysine N(6)-hydroxylase/L-ornithine N(5)-oxygenase family protein: MQRDTVFDLIGVGFGPSNLALAVRLAEAGDAAAFTHCHVERQPAFGWHRGMLLDDCRMQISFLKDLVTLRDPKSRFTFVNYLYEHGRLSEFVNLKNFYPTRVEFHDYLSWVANAFDDRVHYGETVTAIEPVAAPGASGEIDALRVFSKDADGRERQRVARALSVGVGGAPSVPDAFAALGPDLVVHSSNYLTSIDRLVGAPEARTPDARSKKRVAVIGAGQSAAEVFVDLARRFPHVEASLVIRSGALKPADDSPFVNEIFNPAFTDVVYAQPASGRRSLIERFRDTNYAVVDRPLIEQIYEMLYLQRVADAKGDAPRHRLLANAAIESAARTANGQAELVLRDRLTGDARTERFDALVLATGYRRDTHLALLDGLAPHLGDALAAGDVARDYRLATPAHFKPRIYLQGCCEDSHGLSDTLLSVLARRADEIAASLAECAHGAEHEEAARPEGRARPRHDNNGVSGGRLAIAL; this comes from the coding sequence ATGCAGAGAGATACCGTATTCGACCTGATCGGCGTCGGTTTCGGACCGTCGAACCTCGCGCTTGCCGTGCGCCTCGCGGAAGCGGGCGACGCGGCCGCGTTCACGCATTGCCATGTCGAGCGCCAGCCGGCCTTCGGCTGGCACCGCGGGATGCTGCTCGACGACTGCCGGATGCAGATTTCCTTCCTGAAGGATCTCGTCACGCTGCGCGATCCGAAGAGCCGCTTCACGTTCGTCAATTACCTGTACGAGCACGGACGCCTGAGCGAATTCGTCAACCTGAAGAACTTCTATCCGACGCGCGTCGAGTTCCACGATTACCTGAGCTGGGTCGCGAACGCGTTCGACGATCGCGTCCACTACGGCGAGACGGTGACGGCGATCGAGCCCGTCGCCGCGCCGGGCGCGAGCGGCGAGATCGACGCGCTGCGCGTGTTCTCGAAGGACGCCGACGGCCGCGAGCGGCAGCGCGTCGCGCGCGCGCTGTCGGTCGGCGTCGGCGGCGCGCCGAGCGTGCCCGACGCGTTCGCCGCGCTCGGGCCCGATCTCGTCGTCCATTCGTCGAACTACCTGACGTCGATCGACCGGCTCGTCGGCGCGCCGGAAGCCCGTACGCCGGATGCCCGTTCGAAGAAACGCGTCGCGGTGATCGGCGCGGGGCAGAGCGCGGCGGAGGTGTTCGTCGATCTCGCGCGGCGCTTTCCGCACGTGGAGGCGAGCCTCGTGATCCGCTCGGGCGCGCTCAAGCCGGCGGACGACAGCCCGTTCGTCAACGAGATCTTCAATCCGGCGTTCACGGACGTCGTCTACGCGCAGCCGGCGAGCGGCCGGCGCTCGCTGATCGAGCGCTTTCGCGACACGAACTACGCGGTCGTCGACCGGCCGCTCATCGAGCAGATCTACGAAATGCTCTACCTGCAGCGCGTCGCCGACGCGAAGGGCGATGCGCCGCGCCACCGGCTGCTCGCGAACGCCGCGATCGAATCGGCCGCGCGCACCGCGAACGGGCAGGCTGAACTCGTGCTGCGCGACCGCCTGACGGGCGACGCGCGCACCGAGCGCTTCGACGCGCTCGTGCTCGCGACGGGCTATCGCCGCGACACGCATCTCGCGCTTCTCGACGGACTCGCGCCGCATCTCGGCGACGCGCTCGCGGCGGGCGACGTCGCGCGCGACTACCGGCTCGCGACGCCCGCGCACTTCAAGCCGCGCATTTATCTGCAAGGTTGCTGCGAGGACAGCCATGGGCTGTCCGACACGCTGCTGTCGGTGCTCGCGCGCCGCGCCGACGAAATCGCCGCGTCGCTCGCCGAGTGCGCGCACGGAGCAGAACACGAAGAAGCCGCCCGGCCTGAAGGCCGCGCGCGGCCACGACACGATAACAACGGGGTGAGCGGCGGCCGGCTGGCCATCGCTCTTTGA
- a CDS encoding cobyrinate a,c-diamide synthase, with product MPACPALFVSAAASGQGKTSVTAALARHHRRLGRRVRVFKTGPDFLDPMLLARASGASVYSLDLGMVGERGCRTLLARAAADADVILIEGVMGLFDGTPSSADLAQAFGVPVAAVISAQSMAQTFAALAFGLARFRPGVPFHGVFANRVGSERHAQLLRGALPASIRWLGHLPRDAQIALPERHLGLHQPDDVADLDARLDRAADAIAHTALAELPPVVEFAFEAGRDGGGTIATPCAAHARHRAPSTPRAADDRDDVAAAANAATEANEANEADEADEADEADAADRARETIAAANHSDGDGDSAASAAPARATNDAASRLAGKRIAIARDAAFSFIYPANLDQLEALGAELAFFSPLADEPVPDGADALYLPGGYPELHAARLAANATAARSIAAHVAAGRRVVAECGGMLYLSDSLTDADGVKTPMLGLVPGHAAMQRRFAALGMQTLATRFGAMTGHTFHYSRFATPLAPAAAATRPDDGAAGEAVYRHGPIVATYLHAYWPSNPRAAAALFAGDML from the coding sequence ATGCCCGCCTGCCCCGCGCTCTTCGTGAGCGCCGCCGCGTCCGGCCAGGGCAAGACGTCGGTGACGGCGGCGCTCGCGCGCCATCACCGGCGGCTCGGGCGGCGCGTGCGCGTGTTCAAGACCGGCCCGGATTTTCTCGATCCGATGCTGCTCGCGCGCGCGAGCGGCGCGAGCGTCTATTCGCTCGATCTCGGGATGGTCGGCGAGCGCGGCTGCCGCACGCTGCTCGCGCGCGCGGCGGCCGACGCGGACGTGATCCTGATCGAAGGCGTGATGGGGCTCTTCGACGGCACGCCGTCGAGCGCCGATCTCGCGCAGGCGTTTGGCGTGCCGGTCGCCGCGGTGATCTCCGCGCAGTCGATGGCGCAGACCTTCGCCGCGCTCGCGTTCGGGCTCGCGCGTTTCCGCCCCGGCGTGCCGTTTCACGGCGTGTTCGCGAACCGCGTCGGCTCCGAGCGTCACGCGCAGCTGCTGCGCGGCGCGCTGCCCGCCTCGATCCGCTGGCTCGGCCATCTGCCGCGTGACGCACAGATCGCGCTGCCGGAGCGGCATCTCGGGCTGCATCAGCCGGACGACGTCGCCGATCTCGATGCGCGCCTCGACCGCGCGGCCGACGCGATCGCGCACACGGCGCTCGCGGAATTGCCGCCCGTCGTCGAATTCGCGTTCGAAGCGGGCCGCGACGGCGGCGGCACCATCGCGACGCCGTGCGCCGCTCACGCCCGCCATCGCGCGCCTTCGACGCCCCGCGCCGCCGACGATCGCGACGATGTCGCGGCGGCGGCGAATGCGGCCACCGAGGCGAACGAGGCCAATGAGGCGGATGAGGCGGATGAGGCGGATGAGGCGGACGCCGCCGATCGTGCGCGCGAAACGATCGCGGCGGCCAATCACTCGGACGGCGACGGCGACAGCGCCGCGTCCGCCGCGCCGGCCCGCGCGACCAACGACGCCGCGTCGCGCCTCGCCGGCAAACGGATCGCGATCGCGCGCGACGCGGCGTTCTCGTTCATCTACCCGGCGAACCTCGATCAACTGGAGGCGCTCGGCGCCGAGCTCGCGTTCTTCTCGCCGCTCGCCGACGAGCCGGTGCCGGACGGCGCCGATGCGCTCTATCTGCCGGGCGGCTATCCGGAGCTGCACGCGGCGCGGCTCGCGGCGAACGCGACGGCCGCGCGCTCGATCGCCGCGCACGTGGCGGCGGGCCGGCGCGTCGTCGCGGAATGCGGCGGCATGCTGTACCTGAGCGATTCGCTGACGGACGCCGACGGCGTGAAAACGCCGATGCTCGGCCTGGTGCCCGGCCACGCGGCGATGCAGCGGCGCTTCGCCGCGCTCGGCATGCAGACGCTCGCGACGCGCTTCGGCGCGATGACGGGCCATACGTTCCACTATTCGCGCTTCGCGACGCCGCTTGCGCCCGCCGCCGCCGCGACGCGGCCGGACGACGGCGCGGCGGGCGAAGCCGTGTATCGGCACGGCCCGATCGTCGCGACCTATCTGCATGCGTACTGGCCGTCGAATCCGCGCGCGGCGGCGGCGCTTTTCGCGGGCGACATGCTCTGA
- a CDS encoding TonB-dependent siderophore receptor, translated as MEWATSTRVRAIAAAAGVAFYAAASHAQAQAVQPGGDARQPGSQVNGDTASGGTLPAISVSADAPRDATIGLVARRSTSGTKTDTPIVEIPQTINIVTAQQIEATGATDINQAFRYIPGFSSYGSDNRSDWYAALRGFTPTVFVDGLQVPNTLNLSSWRVDPYMVDSIAVLRGPTSVLYGQGDPGAIVDVQSKLANGERIREVGVQVGNYARKQLMFDVGDKIDKDGTLSYRIVGVGRDGNAQTGPLADQRVSFAPSLKWQPNADTSLTLAATYLQDWGDTSSNFLPAQGTVLPNPNGTISDDLYTADANFDHYRKKQWSLGYQFEHKLNPVWTFRQNVRWMHLSLDDASVYGGGLDGADPTMATLTRYAGLFQFNYSRFDVDNQAQAKFTTGPLSHTLLFGFDYNRQTTTDSEWLAKAPSLNLYRPVYTPIPADIFSGPGAYPRTDTKTTLNVFGLYVQDQIKWQRWVLTLGGRQDWTRTLQDDIANSTSFKQNDHAFSGRVGLTYLGDYGLAPYISYSTSFNPQIGLKLSGGGLAVPTKGRQIEAGLRWQPPGKNLMLNAAVYQINQTNVAMSNPNDPTSSTFVQVGEVRSRGIELSAVGNLSRELSVIAAYVYQDVKNVQANDNTLNKWPIDVPRPRQIASLWADWTWRNGPLTGFGIGAGVRYMSAAAGAADNSLTVPSYTLFDAALHYEMRNWRFAVNATNLFNRRYVSGCQSDSVCMYGNQRTVIATAKYNW; from the coding sequence ATGGAGTGGGCAACCAGCACGCGCGTGCGTGCGATCGCGGCCGCGGCGGGCGTGGCGTTTTACGCGGCGGCGAGTCATGCGCAGGCACAGGCGGTGCAGCCGGGGGGAGACGCGCGGCAGCCGGGCAGTCAGGTGAATGGGGATACCGCGTCGGGCGGCACGTTGCCCGCGATATCGGTGTCGGCGGATGCGCCGCGCGACGCGACCATCGGTCTCGTCGCGCGGCGCAGCACGAGCGGCACGAAAACGGATACGCCGATCGTCGAGATCCCGCAGACGATCAACATCGTCACCGCGCAGCAGATCGAGGCGACGGGCGCGACCGACATCAATCAGGCGTTCCGCTACATTCCGGGCTTTTCGAGCTACGGATCGGACAACCGCTCGGACTGGTACGCGGCGCTGCGCGGCTTCACGCCGACCGTGTTCGTCGACGGGCTGCAGGTGCCGAACACGCTGAACCTGTCGAGCTGGCGCGTCGATCCGTACATGGTCGACAGCATCGCCGTGCTGCGCGGCCCGACGTCGGTGCTGTACGGGCAGGGCGACCCCGGCGCGATCGTCGACGTGCAGAGCAAGCTCGCGAACGGCGAGCGGATTCGCGAAGTCGGCGTGCAGGTGGGCAACTACGCGCGCAAGCAACTGATGTTCGACGTCGGCGACAAGATCGACAAGGACGGCACGCTGTCGTACCGGATCGTCGGCGTCGGCCGCGACGGCAACGCGCAGACGGGGCCGCTCGCCGATCAGCGCGTGTCGTTCGCGCCGTCGCTCAAGTGGCAGCCGAACGCGGACACGTCGCTCACGCTCGCCGCGACGTACCTGCAGGACTGGGGCGACACGTCGAGCAACTTCCTGCCCGCGCAGGGCACGGTGCTGCCGAACCCGAACGGCACGATCTCGGACGATCTGTATACGGCCGACGCGAATTTCGACCACTACCGGAAGAAGCAATGGTCGCTCGGCTATCAGTTCGAGCACAAGCTGAACCCGGTATGGACGTTCCGTCAGAACGTGCGCTGGATGCACCTGTCGCTCGACGACGCGTCCGTCTACGGCGGCGGCCTCGACGGCGCGGACCCGACGATGGCGACGCTCACGCGCTACGCGGGCCTGTTCCAGTTCAACTACAGCCGCTTCGACGTCGACAACCAGGCGCAGGCGAAATTCACGACCGGCCCGCTTTCGCACACGCTGTTGTTCGGCTTCGACTACAACCGCCAGACGACGACGGACAGCGAATGGCTCGCGAAGGCGCCGAGCCTCAACCTGTACCGGCCGGTCTACACGCCGATCCCGGCCGATATCTTCAGCGGGCCGGGCGCGTATCCGCGCACCGACACGAAGACGACGCTCAACGTATTCGGCCTGTACGTGCAGGACCAGATCAAGTGGCAGCGCTGGGTGCTGACGCTGGGCGGCCGGCAGGACTGGACGCGCACGTTGCAGGACGACATCGCGAATTCGACGAGCTTCAAGCAGAACGATCACGCGTTCAGCGGGCGCGTGGGCCTGACCTATCTCGGCGACTACGGCCTCGCGCCGTACATCAGCTATTCGACGTCGTTCAATCCGCAAATCGGCCTGAAGCTCTCGGGCGGCGGGCTCGCGGTGCCGACCAAGGGCCGCCAGATCGAGGCCGGCCTGCGCTGGCAGCCGCCCGGCAAGAACCTGATGCTGAACGCGGCCGTGTATCAGATCAACCAGACCAACGTCGCGATGAGCAATCCGAACGATCCGACGAGCAGCACGTTCGTGCAGGTGGGCGAAGTGCGCTCGCGCGGCATCGAACTGAGCGCGGTCGGCAATCTGTCGCGCGAGCTGTCGGTGATCGCCGCGTATGTCTATCAGGACGTGAAGAACGTGCAGGCGAACGACAACACGCTGAACAAGTGGCCCATCGACGTTCCGCGTCCGCGCCAGATCGCGTCGCTGTGGGCCGACTGGACGTGGCGCAACGGGCCGCTCACGGGCTTCGGGATCGGCGCGGGCGTGCGCTACATGAGCGCGGCGGCGGGCGCGGCCGACAACTCGCTGACGGTGCCGAGCTACACGCTCTTCGACGCCGCGCTGCATTACGAAATGCGCAACTGGCGCTTCGCGGTCAATGCGACGAATCTGTTCAACCGGCGCTACGTGTCCGGCTGCCAGTCGGATTCGGTATGCATGTACGGCAACCAGCGCACCGTGATCGCGACGGCGAAATACAACTGGTAA
- a CDS encoding formyltransferase family protein → MAKKKLVYIWSLRNAAADKAGQQVDYRGGKRYMKSVLESLVGALNDTELGDAYSLERVIYDDDAGSPLDREKLAEYGFAYEPGKRWFYPPELRVAGRLVNDLLLAIPSEYRREPLDSPARPAGKRAFEAHLRDTLDALGADLVVLDGLLVILDELVRPGAPYCRRIVNIHPGITRAESPYERRGAYATLDALFGARGQKVVDWKTMETVPVEPVKMTGASFHYVDNGVDSGEVIHDVLNTEIDPGDTILELRWNNFNRSLFPALNEGLAIMAGLDARVE, encoded by the coding sequence ATGGCAAAGAAGAAACTCGTCTACATCTGGTCGCTCAGAAACGCCGCCGCCGACAAGGCGGGGCAGCAGGTCGACTACAGGGGCGGCAAGCGCTACATGAAATCGGTGCTCGAATCGCTCGTCGGGGCGTTGAACGACACCGAGCTCGGCGACGCGTACTCGCTCGAGCGCGTGATCTACGACGACGACGCGGGTTCGCCGCTCGACCGCGAAAAGCTCGCCGAATACGGCTTTGCGTACGAGCCCGGCAAGCGCTGGTTCTATCCGCCCGAGCTGCGCGTAGCGGGCCGGCTCGTCAACGACCTGCTGCTCGCGATTCCGTCCGAATACCGGCGCGAGCCACTCGATTCGCCCGCGCGGCCGGCGGGCAAGCGCGCGTTCGAAGCGCATCTGCGCGACACGCTCGACGCGCTCGGCGCCGATCTCGTCGTGCTCGACGGGCTGCTCGTGATCCTCGACGAACTGGTGCGCCCGGGCGCGCCGTACTGCCGGCGGATCGTCAACATCCATCCGGGCATCACGCGCGCGGAGTCGCCGTACGAGCGACGCGGCGCATATGCGACGCTCGACGCGCTCTTCGGCGCGCGCGGGCAAAAGGTCGTCGACTGGAAGACGATGGAGACCGTGCCCGTCGAGCCGGTGAAGATGACGGGCGCATCGTTTCATTACGTCGACAACGGCGTCGATTCGGGCGAGGTGATCCACGACGTGCTGAACACCGAGATCGATCCCGGCGACACGATCCTCGAGCTGCGCTGGAACAATTTCAACCGCAGCCTCTTTCCGGCGTTGAACGAAGGGCTCGCGATCATGGCGGGGCTCGACGCGCGCGTCGAGTGA
- a CDS encoding glycosyltransferase family protein codes for MIVLSHFCHPAPASLANHRQYARLHGYRHEVIDACAMPQALPLRALYRYEALLDALRRARPGELVLLLSEDAAIVEPVAIERLMAGRDMLLVRTSSHALPQVDVQFWRNTQAVREAVLRLVKQCRLGGEGPPTSEAALLAGLDTQHYMTLIDGICAVMPTGYNYDPLWSRVPTFAVSIDDAPDSPDHKGVTPRFRDVLVEHVNRCRAAALPMFSFPQYPAADAAERSTYNPGRAIALTTLYTSHIESYARIAEGNFRRYCEAQGYTLYVHRDIPREIGLDATGNWFKPWLLHSYLQHHDWVVWLDADVLIADPHRKLEPMLEGRDVLLARDVGQWPFNSGVMGFRRTPRNDAMLRDLMATIAAMPDRSGVYAGDGDQLQFIEAMSRAGLLQDEAVLDMIGINTPWLFRRPDSFIVHYYGMWHDMRTLMMAHDDTLLA; via the coding sequence ATGATCGTGCTCAGCCATTTTTGCCATCCCGCGCCGGCCAGCCTCGCCAATCATCGGCAGTATGCGCGGCTGCACGGATATCGCCACGAGGTGATCGACGCCTGCGCGATGCCGCAAGCGCTTCCGCTGCGTGCGCTGTACCGCTACGAAGCGCTGCTCGACGCGTTGCGGCGCGCGCGGCCGGGCGAGCTTGTGCTGCTGCTGAGCGAAGACGCGGCGATCGTCGAGCCCGTTGCGATCGAGCGCCTGATGGCCGGTCGCGACATGCTGCTCGTGCGCACGTCCTCGCATGCGCTGCCGCAGGTCGACGTGCAGTTCTGGCGCAACACGCAAGCCGTGCGAGAGGCCGTGCTGCGGCTCGTGAAGCAATGCCGGCTCGGCGGCGAGGGCCCGCCGACGTCCGAAGCCGCGTTGCTCGCCGGTCTCGACACGCAGCACTACATGACGTTGATCGACGGGATCTGCGCCGTCATGCCGACCGGATACAACTACGATCCGCTCTGGAGCCGGGTGCCGACGTTCGCGGTCAGCATCGACGACGCGCCGGATTCGCCGGATCACAAAGGCGTGACGCCGCGCTTCCGGGACGTGCTCGTCGAGCACGTCAACCGGTGCCGCGCCGCCGCGCTGCCGATGTTTTCGTTTCCGCAGTATCCGGCCGCCGACGCCGCCGAGCGCAGCACGTACAATCCCGGCCGCGCGATCGCGCTCACGACGCTCTATACCTCCCACATCGAAAGTTATGCGCGAATCGCGGAAGGCAATTTCCGCCGCTACTGCGAAGCGCAGGGCTACACGCTCTACGTGCATCGCGACATTCCGCGCGAAATCGGCCTGGACGCAACCGGCAACTGGTTCAAGCCGTGGCTGCTGCACAGCTACCTGCAACATCACGACTGGGTCGTCTGGCTCGACGCCGACGTGCTGATCGCCGACCCGCATCGCAAGCTCGAGCCGATGCTCGAAGGCCGCGACGTGCTGCTCGCGCGCGACGTCGGCCAGTGGCCGTTCAACTCGGGGGTGATGGGCTTTCGGCGCACGCCGCGCAACGACGCGATGCTGCGCGATCTCATGGCGACGATCGCCGCGATGCCCGACCGATCCGGCGTCTATGCCGGCGACGGCGACCAGCTCCAGTTCATCGAGGCGATGTCGAGGGCCGGCTTGCTTCAGGACGAAGCCGTCTTGGACATGATCGGCATCAACACGCCCTGGCTGTTTCGCCGCCCCGACAGCTTCATCGTGCATTACTACGGAATGTGGCACGACATGCGCACGCTGATGATGGCGCACGACGACACGCTGCTCGCTTGA